In Hevea brasiliensis isolate MT/VB/25A 57/8 chromosome 13, ASM3005281v1, whole genome shotgun sequence, a single genomic region encodes these proteins:
- the LOC110668407 gene encoding uncharacterized protein LOC110668407, translated as MGDHFVLLVDRLITESTLEAAIESRNRLMQATASAIDETKIVISSQKVDFGDVSTPRKMVECRICQDEDEDSNMETPCSCCGSLKYAHRRCVQRWCNEKGNTICEICHQQFTPGYTAPPPLYQIRRIPVNLRRNWETSGRDLRGPRFIAMVSTDRNFLNPDHEEYSASSRNSICFRSVAVAFMILLILRHTLPVILTRTNEISFPLLMLLFLRIAGIVLPVYVIVKAVTALQHRRHQEESPNVSFAAEAELSSEQAQQHINNVP; from the exons ATGGGGGATCATTTTGTCTTGTTGGTGGATCGATTGATAACGGAATCTACATTAGAAGCTGCAATTGAGAGCAGAAACCGATTGATGCAGGCAACAGCATCAGCAATTGATGAAACAAAAATTGTTATATCTTCCCAGAAAGTGGATTTTGGAGATGTGTCGACTCCAAGGAAAATGGTGGAATGCAGGATATGCCAGGATGAGGATGAAGATTCCAACATGGAGACGCCTTGCTCTTGTTGCGGTAGCCTGAAG TACGCTCACCGCAGATGTGTTCAAAGGTGGTGTAATGAGAAGGGTAACACCATATGTGAGATATGCCATCAG CAATTCACACCTGGTTATACAGCTCCGCCACCCCTATATCAAATTAGACGTATTCCAGTGAACCTCAG GAGAAACTGGGAGACTTCTGGAAGAGACTTACGTGGTCCCCGCTTTATAGCAATGGTGTCAACTGACCGTAATTTCCTTAATCCTGACCATGAAGAGTATTCAGCTTCGTCAAGAAACTCAATCTGCTTTCGCTCAGTTGCTGTAGCT TTTATGATTCTTTTGATTCTGCGGCATACTCTCCCAGTCATCCTTACTAGGACCAATGAAATTTCCTTCCCATTGCTCATG TTGTTATTTCTACGAATTGCTGGGATTGTTCTTCCAGTATATGTTATCGTGAAAGCAGTAACCGCACTCCAACATCGCCGCCATCAAGAG GAGTCTCCAAATGTGTCTTTTGCTGCAGAAGCTGAGCTTTCAAGTGAGCAGGCTCAGCAGCATATAAACAATGTTCCTTAG